A window of Streptomyces sp. DG1A-41 contains these coding sequences:
- a CDS encoding glycosyltransferase — protein MRVLVATIVHHPEDARILHRQIAALRERGHQVMYAAPFAACGVTPRPGVEGVELPRAAGRDRRAALHAAGDLLAERGPEADVVLLHDPELLLALPGAMRRWRHGGRAPVTVWDVHEDTAAALVMKRWVPGVLRPSLRLGVRAAERLAERHLRLLLAEDAYQARFRHVHPVVPNFATVPPLPPEQPRDDRVVYLGRLSRPRGVLDMIETARLLGPAVRVEVIGEANADVREVLTQADREGVLRWYGFLPNDRALARLSGALAGLSLLHDQPNYRHSRPTKVVEYMAHGVPVVTTPTPLASELVERHGCGLVVPYEDPAAAADAVRRLRADQALRVGAARRGREVALSGLNWQVRSAEFVALLERWVNEADAARNAASGSAPMSDAVLAG, from the coding sequence ATGCGTGTACTCGTCGCCACCATCGTGCACCACCCCGAGGATGCACGGATCCTGCACCGGCAGATCGCCGCCCTGCGGGAGCGCGGGCACCAGGTTATGTACGCCGCGCCGTTCGCGGCATGCGGGGTGACGCCGCGGCCGGGCGTCGAGGGCGTGGAGCTCCCCCGGGCCGCCGGCCGCGACCGCCGCGCGGCGCTGCACGCGGCCGGCGATCTGCTGGCCGAGCGAGGGCCGGAGGCGGACGTGGTGCTGCTGCACGACCCCGAACTGCTGCTGGCTCTGCCCGGCGCGATGCGCCGCTGGCGGCATGGCGGGCGGGCTCCGGTGACGGTGTGGGACGTGCACGAGGACACAGCAGCGGCGCTCGTCATGAAGCGCTGGGTGCCGGGAGTGCTGCGGCCATCGTTGCGGCTGGGAGTGCGGGCCGCTGAACGGCTGGCGGAGCGGCATCTGCGACTCCTGCTGGCCGAGGACGCGTACCAGGCCCGCTTCCGCCATGTTCACCCCGTCGTGCCGAACTTCGCGACCGTACCGCCTCTCCCGCCCGAGCAGCCCCGCGACGACCGCGTCGTCTATCTGGGGCGCCTGTCGCGGCCGCGCGGCGTACTGGACATGATCGAAACGGCACGGCTGCTGGGACCTGCCGTGCGGGTCGAGGTGATCGGCGAGGCGAACGCGGACGTACGAGAGGTACTCACGCAGGCCGACCGGGAAGGAGTGCTGCGCTGGTACGGTTTCCTGCCCAACGACCGTGCACTCGCCAGGCTTTCGGGCGCTCTGGCCGGCCTCTCCCTCCTTCACGACCAGCCCAACTACCGCCACTCACGCCCGACCAAGGTCGTCGAGTACATGGCCCACGGTGTGCCGGTCGTCACCACGCCCACCCCGCTCGCGTCGGAGCTGGTCGAGCGGCACGGCTGCGGACTGGTCGTACCGTACGAGGATCCGGCGGCCGCGGCGGACGCCGTGCGGCGTCTGCGCGCCGACCAGGCACTGCGAGTGGGCGCGGCCCGGCGGGGTCGCGAGGTTGCCCTGTCCGGCCTGAACTGGCAGGTCAGATCGGCCGAGTTCGTGGCCCTGCTGGAGCGATGGGTGAACGAGGCGGACGCCGCCAGGAACGCCGCTTCCGGCTCCGCGCCCATGAGTGACGCGGTTCTGGCCGGCTGA
- a CDS encoding sensor domain-containing diguanylate cyclase, whose protein sequence is MLGVAGLAVAVSDGGTTLVWLRRVLDGWMIAGSLLTLGWVLLLNRADQSGDAFGSLQDLARVVTDVLVFGLLVALRYSLKRPERTATTVGVLALVVLSASDVLRILMPAPGTWYGIPCAAACSITGLLLIALAPWLAGGTSVVDVDQRTMPVVGVVAAFVPVAVCVLALTAHTMAGGRTDMVLLVLAGLLPISLGIRQGIIHADHLRITREAITREALYRAMVDGTRDVITIVSLDGRVRYVSPAAHHVFGYRPEDLLGARLPLYCHPDDLTPLMQAVETLRQEAASGIRGPGRRVSCRVRHADGRWRHVESTVSHHGEGMIFSSRDVTDRVTQQEQLEHLAFHDALTGLPNRALFADRVAHALRKRTTRAAPPAVLFMDLDGFKAVNDSAGHAVGDALLIHAARRLQASVRAEDTVARLGGDEFAALLEGEAGTHPSRAKDVAERILSALTRPYQIAGSKALVSASIGMTLALPGVTPDELLRQADEAMYAAKRAGKGRIRMHIPQPRQTGHSPSPETRQTATPLQASDEPAAHGLGQCPRAAGGTRHP, encoded by the coding sequence GTGCTGGGGGTCGCCGGGTTGGCCGTCGCGGTGTCGGACGGCGGCACGACGCTGGTTTGGCTGCGGCGAGTCCTGGACGGATGGATGATCGCAGGCTCCCTGCTCACACTGGGGTGGGTGCTGCTGCTGAATCGTGCCGACCAAAGCGGCGATGCCTTCGGGTCCTTGCAGGATCTGGCACGCGTTGTGACGGACGTCCTGGTCTTTGGACTTCTGGTGGCACTGCGCTACTCGCTGAAGCGTCCTGAGCGCACTGCGACAACGGTGGGTGTCCTGGCCCTCGTCGTGTTGTCCGCGAGCGACGTGCTGCGCATCCTCATGCCGGCCCCCGGCACCTGGTACGGCATTCCTTGCGCAGCGGCCTGCTCGATCACTGGCCTGCTCCTCATCGCCCTTGCCCCATGGCTGGCCGGAGGCACCAGCGTCGTTGACGTCGACCAGCGCACCATGCCCGTTGTCGGGGTCGTGGCCGCTTTCGTGCCCGTGGCCGTCTGCGTCCTGGCCTTGACAGCTCACACCATGGCCGGAGGCCGCACCGACATGGTTCTGCTGGTCCTGGCGGGTTTGCTGCCCATCTCGCTCGGTATCCGCCAGGGCATCATCCACGCCGATCACCTGCGTATCACTCGCGAAGCCATCACCCGGGAGGCGCTTTACCGCGCCATGGTCGACGGCACCCGCGACGTGATCACCATCGTCAGCCTGGACGGCCGCGTGCGCTACGTCAGTCCTGCCGCTCATCACGTCTTCGGTTACCGGCCTGAGGACCTGCTGGGTGCCCGTCTGCCCCTGTACTGCCACCCCGACGACCTGACGCCGCTGATGCAAGCAGTCGAGACGCTGCGGCAGGAAGCCGCATCAGGCATCCGCGGTCCGGGCCGCCGCGTGTCCTGCCGGGTCCGCCACGCCGACGGACGTTGGCGCCACGTCGAGTCGACGGTCAGCCACCACGGCGAGGGAATGATCTTCAGCAGTCGCGATGTGACCGACCGGGTCACCCAGCAGGAACAACTCGAGCACCTGGCCTTCCACGACGCGCTCACCGGACTGCCCAACCGGGCCCTGTTCGCCGACCGAGTCGCGCATGCCCTGCGCAAGCGGACCACTCGCGCAGCCCCACCCGCAGTGCTCTTCATGGACCTGGACGGCTTCAAGGCTGTCAACGACTCGGCTGGACATGCGGTGGGCGACGCTCTCCTGATCCACGCCGCTCGTCGGCTCCAGGCATCCGTACGGGCTGAAGACACCGTGGCCCGACTCGGCGGTGACGAGTTCGCCGCCCTCCTGGAGGGAGAGGCCGGGACGCACCCCTCACGTGCCAAAGACGTCGCCGAGCGAATCCTGTCTGCCCTGACACGGCCATACCAGATCGCAGGCAGCAAGGCGCTCGTCTCGGCCTCCATCGGCATGACACTAGCCCTCCCGGGCGTCACACCGGACGAACTCCTCCGCCAAGCCGATGAAGCCATGTACGCGGCCAAGAGAGCAGGCAAAGGCCGCATCCGCATGCACATCCCCCAGCCCCGCCAAACTGGCCACAGTCCGTCCCCCGAAACCCGCCAGACGGCCACTCCCCTCCAGGCGTCAGACGAACCGGCTGCGCACGGCCTGGGGCAGTGCCCCCGTGCTGCCGGCGGTACCCGGCACCCCTGA
- a CDS encoding IS630 family transposase yields the protein MNADAGADVALVGERGQPVGGDLWTLERVGAVVTRATGVVLSRASVWRLLTGRLGWSLQGPERRAVERNESEIARWIAHEWPRVKKGAVNTRACIVFLDETGVFLLPQIRRTYSPRGRTPLLRHRLNWKRASMAGALGYHSTDPDRGARLCFRLKPGSHDTAGLIEVLQQRKVFYRGGRAVLVWDGLSAHWSRAMRAWADERDWLTLERLPAYAPELNPVELLWSSLKKHELANLAGDHLADVADTTEQGIHRIKANPRLPWSFLAHTGLTIRPPHPPTLRKDQ from the coding sequence GTGAATGCCGATGCCGGCGCCGATGTAGCCCTTGTCGGCGAGCGTGGGCAGCCCGTCGGCGGCGATCTGTGGACCCTGGAACGAGTCGGCGCGGTCGTCACCCGGGCGACGGGGGTGGTGTTGTCGAGGGCGTCGGTGTGGCGGCTGCTGACCGGCCGGCTCGGATGGAGCCTGCAAGGGCCCGAGCGGCGGGCGGTCGAGCGGAACGAGTCGGAGATCGCCCGCTGGATCGCGCACGAGTGGCCGCGCGTCAAAAAGGGGGCCGTGAACACACGGGCCTGCATCGTCTTCCTCGACGAAACAGGCGTCTTTCTGCTCCCTCAGATCCGCCGCACCTACTCGCCCCGAGGACGGACTCCGCTCCTGCGGCACCGCCTGAACTGGAAGCGCGCGTCAATGGCCGGGGCCTTGGGCTACCACTCCACCGACCCCGACCGCGGGGCCCGCCTGTGCTTCCGCCTCAAGCCCGGCAGCCACGACACCGCCGGACTCATCGAGGTCCTTCAGCAGAGGAAGGTGTTCTACCGCGGCGGGCGAGCGGTCCTGGTCTGGGACGGCCTGTCCGCCCACTGGAGCCGGGCGATGCGGGCCTGGGCCGACGAACGGGACTGGCTCACCCTGGAACGATTGCCCGCCTACGCTCCCGAGCTGAACCCGGTGGAACTGCTGTGGTCCTCGCTCAAGAAGCATGAACTCGCCAACCTCGCCGGCGACCACCTCGCCGATGTCGCCGACACCACCGAGCAAGGCATCCACCGCATCAAGGCCAACCCCCGACTGCCATGGTCATTCCTCGCCCATACCGGCCTGACCATCCGCCCACCACACCCACCGACCTTACGAAAAGATCAGTAG
- a CDS encoding FAD-binding oxidoreductase → MGERAVLKESAAQALAESLRGELLLPGDDTYDRARRVWNGMIDHRPALIARCAGSADVATAVTFAREHDLLVSVRGGGHNIAGKAVCVGGLVIDLSRMRHVAVDAVNRTARVEGGATLGELDSATQVSGLATTTGVVTHTGVAGLTLGGGVGRLARTYGLACDNLLSVDLVSADGQPRRASATENPALFWGMRGAGANFGVATSLEFQLHPVGPEVLGGIIVHPLERAREALGFYYEYSRSAPDELTADAFFLTSPDGNPVFVIAVFYAGSMERGERVLEPLRRFGPPVADQVGPVPYTELQAAGDPFFPIGLHYYWKSHFLEEITEDAIEATVDHFASAPSPRSLIVFQQYGGAVGRIPATETAFHHRNAQYDNFAASVWTDPQEREVHKEWARQWWDRMSRFSVGAEYVNNLGDEGQDRVRAAYGDNYDRLATLKNEYDPDNFFRLNANIPPSG, encoded by the coding sequence ATGGGCGAACGAGCCGTTCTCAAGGAATCAGCCGCTCAAGCGCTGGCGGAGAGCCTGCGTGGAGAACTGCTCCTTCCCGGCGATGACACGTACGACCGGGCCCGAAGAGTCTGGAACGGCATGATCGACCACCGGCCCGCACTGATCGCCCGCTGCGCCGGGAGCGCCGATGTCGCAACGGCCGTGACCTTCGCGCGTGAGCACGATCTGCTTGTTTCCGTACGTGGTGGCGGCCACAACATCGCGGGCAAAGCAGTGTGCGTGGGCGGCCTGGTGATCGATCTCTCACGGATGCGCCATGTCGCAGTCGATGCTGTCAACCGGACAGCCCGGGTGGAAGGTGGTGCCACGCTCGGCGAGCTGGACAGCGCCACACAGGTGTCGGGCCTGGCCACGACCACGGGCGTCGTCACGCATACCGGCGTCGCCGGCCTTACGCTCGGCGGCGGGGTGGGCCGGCTCGCGCGGACATACGGTCTCGCCTGCGACAACCTGCTGTCCGTCGACCTCGTTTCCGCCGATGGTCAGCCACGGAGAGCCAGCGCCACGGAGAACCCCGCCCTCTTCTGGGGCATGCGGGGGGCCGGCGCGAACTTCGGGGTCGCGACCTCCCTTGAGTTCCAACTCCACCCCGTGGGCCCGGAGGTACTCGGAGGCATCATCGTCCATCCCTTGGAACGCGCCAGGGAAGCCCTCGGTTTCTACTACGAATACTCACGTTCAGCCCCGGACGAGCTGACCGCCGACGCCTTTTTCCTGACCTCGCCTGACGGTAACCCGGTATTCGTCATCGCGGTCTTCTACGCCGGATCGATGGAGCGAGGTGAGCGCGTGCTGGAACCGCTCCGGCGTTTCGGCCCGCCCGTCGCCGACCAGGTGGGGCCGGTCCCGTACACGGAGCTGCAAGCCGCCGGTGACCCTTTCTTCCCCATCGGCCTCCACTACTACTGGAAGTCCCACTTCCTTGAGGAGATCACGGAGGATGCGATCGAGGCCACCGTGGACCACTTCGCCAGCGCTCCCTCTCCCCGTTCCCTCATCGTCTTCCAGCAGTACGGCGGCGCCGTCGGCCGCATCCCGGCCACGGAAACGGCCTTCCACCACCGGAACGCGCAGTACGACAACTTCGCCGCGTCGGTATGGACGGATCCGCAGGAACGCGAAGTGCACAAGGAATGGGCACGGCAGTGGTGGGACAGGATGAGCCGTTTCTCCGTCGGAGCCGAGTATGTGAACAACCTGGGAGATGAAGGCCAGGACCGGGTACGGGCTGCCTACGGCGACAACTACGACCGACTGGCGACCCTCAAGAACGAGTACGACCCCGACAATTTCTTCCGACTCAACGCGAACATCCCCCCGAGCGGCTGA
- a CDS encoding CBS domain-containing protein, with protein sequence MLYRRTVGDVMTEEVVTLRPDTPFHEAAALLDANDIVAAPVVDDDGAPVGVVSASDVLRHETGMPDPQGQDGNDEHAWGKARARTAGALMSSPVFTARAEWTIPRAARELRRRHVKQLPVVGDDGLLIGIVTRSDLLDAFIRSDAEIRGEVEQDVLGRILGLDKGTVAVEVRDGVVTLRGHLPESRLVPMLVGLCQGVDGVVAVDAHLAAAGAS encoded by the coding sequence ATGCTGTACCGCCGCACGGTCGGTGACGTGATGACCGAGGAGGTCGTGACCCTCCGCCCCGACACGCCGTTCCATGAGGCCGCCGCCCTGCTGGACGCGAACGACATCGTCGCGGCCCCGGTCGTCGACGACGACGGCGCTCCCGTCGGCGTCGTGTCCGCATCCGACGTGCTGCGGCACGAGACCGGCATGCCCGATCCGCAGGGTCAGGACGGGAACGACGAGCACGCCTGGGGCAAGGCCCGGGCTCGAACCGCGGGCGCGCTCATGAGCAGCCCCGTCTTCACCGCCCGTGCCGAGTGGACGATCCCCCGGGCCGCGCGGGAACTGCGCAGGCGGCACGTCAAGCAACTGCCGGTGGTCGGCGACGACGGGCTCCTCATCGGCATCGTCACCCGCAGCGACCTGCTCGACGCCTTCATCCGCTCCGACGCCGAGATCCGCGGCGAGGTCGAGCAGGACGTCCTGGGGCGCATCCTCGGCTTGGACAAGGGCACCGTCGCGGTCGAGGTCCGGGACGGGGTCGTCACCCTTCGGGGGCACCTTCCTGAATCGCGTCTGGTGCCGATGCTCGTGGGCCTCTGCCAGGGCGTCGACGGTGTCGTCGCCGTGGACGCTCACCTCGCCGCCGCCGGGGCGAGCTAA